A genome region from Lujinxingia vulgaris includes the following:
- the acs gene encoding acetate--CoA ligase yields the protein MSTSEIESVLKEDRTFEPPAEFAGQANVDADRLEALYAEAKADPEGFWARLAKEELVWEKPFEKTLSWEPPFARWFEGGELNMSVQCLDRHLTTSRKNKAAIIWEGEPGDKRTLTYQQLHAEVCRFANGLKRLGIGKGDRVAIYMPMVPELAIALLGCARIGAVHSVIFGGFSAAAIRDRVEDAEAKLVITADGGYRRGKVLPLKEQVDAALAEGCPTVEDVVVYKRCGNEVSWFENRDRWWHDVVNDESTHHEAEAFGAEHPLFILYTSGTTGTPKGVVHATAGYALWTKLTTRWIFDLKEEDTYWCTADIGWITGHSYIVYGPLQNGATSLMYEGAPNWPQPDRFWDIIERHAVNIFYTAPTAIRAFMKWGEQWVDRHDLSSLRLLGTVGEPINPEAWMWYHRKIGGERCPIVDTWWQTETGGILISPMPGVTPTKPGSGTRPLPGIDVAVVDKDGNDVGDNEGGFLVIKKPWPSMLRTVYKNEARFKAGYFGRFEGIYFAGDGARKDEDGYFWIMGRIDDVINVSGHRLGTMEIESALVSHPQVTEAAVVPRPDDIKGQAIVAFVTLEGGEPSDTLAHQLRTELSEHVVQEIGALARPAEIRFTDGLPKTRSGKIMRRLLADIAAGRQSGDTSTLEDASVLDKLRKDNE from the coding sequence GTGTCGACGTCTGAGATTGAGAGCGTTCTTAAGGAAGATCGTACGTTTGAGCCGCCGGCGGAGTTTGCGGGGCAGGCCAATGTGGATGCGGACAGGCTTGAGGCGCTCTACGCCGAGGCGAAGGCCGATCCGGAGGGGTTCTGGGCCAGGTTGGCGAAGGAGGAGCTGGTCTGGGAAAAACCTTTTGAGAAGACGCTGAGCTGGGAGCCGCCTTTTGCGCGCTGGTTTGAGGGCGGGGAGCTCAATATGAGCGTGCAGTGCCTGGACCGGCATCTGACGACTTCGCGCAAGAATAAGGCGGCGATCATCTGGGAGGGGGAGCCCGGGGATAAGCGCACGCTGACGTATCAGCAGCTGCATGCGGAGGTGTGCCGTTTTGCCAACGGGCTCAAGCGCCTGGGGATTGGCAAGGGGGACCGGGTGGCGATTTATATGCCGATGGTGCCCGAGCTTGCGATTGCGCTGCTGGGGTGCGCGCGCATCGGGGCGGTGCATTCGGTGATCTTTGGCGGGTTCTCGGCGGCGGCGATTCGCGACCGGGTGGAGGATGCTGAGGCGAAGCTCGTGATCACCGCCGACGGGGGCTATCGCCGGGGCAAGGTGTTGCCGCTCAAAGAGCAGGTGGATGCGGCGCTGGCCGAGGGCTGCCCGACGGTCGAAGACGTGGTGGTGTATAAGCGTTGTGGCAATGAGGTGAGCTGGTTTGAGAACCGGGATCGCTGGTGGCATGACGTGGTCAACGATGAGTCGACCCATCATGAGGCGGAGGCGTTTGGTGCGGAGCATCCGCTTTTCATCCTCTACACCAGCGGGACCACCGGGACGCCCAAGGGCGTGGTGCATGCGACGGCGGGTTATGCGCTGTGGACGAAGTTGACCACGCGCTGGATCTTCGACCTTAAAGAAGAAGACACCTACTGGTGCACCGCCGATATCGGTTGGATCACCGGGCATAGCTACATTGTGTACGGGCCTCTGCAGAACGGGGCGACGAGCCTGATGTATGAGGGGGCGCCGAACTGGCCGCAGCCCGACCGATTCTGGGATATTATTGAGCGGCACGCCGTCAACATCTTCTATACGGCGCCCACCGCGATTCGCGCCTTTATGAAGTGGGGAGAGCAGTGGGTGGATCGCCACGATCTCTCAAGTTTGCGACTTCTGGGGACGGTGGGGGAGCCCATCAACCCGGAGGCCTGGATGTGGTACCACCGCAAGATCGGCGGGGAGCGCTGCCCGATTGTGGACACCTGGTGGCAGACCGAGACCGGCGGCATTTTGATTTCGCCGATGCCGGGCGTGACGCCCACAAAACCGGGAAGTGGCACGCGGCCCCTGCCGGGCATTGACGTGGCGGTGGTCGATAAGGACGGCAATGACGTGGGCGATAATGAGGGGGGCTTTCTGGTCATTAAGAAGCCCTGGCCCTCGATGCTTCGGACCGTCTACAAGAATGAGGCGCGTTTTAAGGCCGGGTATTTCGGGCGCTTTGAGGGCATCTACTTCGCCGGTGACGGCGCTCGCAAAGATGAAGACGGGTATTTCTGGATCATGGGTCGCATCGATGACGTGATCAATGTCAGCGGGCACCGTCTGGGCACCATGGAGATCGAGAGCGCGCTTGTGAGCCATCCGCAGGTCACTGAGGCGGCGGTGGTGCCGCGTCCTGACGATATCAAGGGGCAGGCCATTGTGGCCTTTGTGACCCTGGAGGGCGGTGAGCCTTCCGATACGCTGGCGCACCAGCTTCGCACCGAGCTCAGCGAGCATGTGGTTCAGGAGATCGGGGCGCTGGCGCGGCCGGCGGAGATTCGTTTCACGGACGGCTTGCCCAAGACGCGAAGTGGGAAGATCATGAGGCGACTTCTGGCCGACATCGCCGCCGGTCGCCAGAGCGGGGATACCTCCACGTTGGAGGATGCCTCGGTGCTCGATAAGCTTCGTAAAGATAACGAGTAA
- a CDS encoding alpha/beta hydrolase — MHIDVFRLNNGQGWDLQLKRFVDPERLVEGRRPVMMIPGYCMNTFILSYHPGGTSMVSHLVDEGFEVWTANLRGQGDSKRRWPGVEDHGFKELALIDLPAVRDKALTESLLSPDAIDLVGCSLGATVIYAYLGHHPEDHQVGSVISIGGPLRWNQSHPLVRLVLSSPTLAGALPIKGTRRMARLALPVAKRFPKLLQLYLNSEIIDMSAADELIKTIDDPSRRLTRQIAHWLKARDLVVDGLNISQALYDVDVPMMCVLANQDGIVPPQAALSVLDHIGSRQTRVVRVGDQRYPHAHADLFISRGAKEAVFEPMAQWLAERYDDASATKSRGKEAMDA; from the coding sequence ATGCACATTGATGTTTTTCGGCTGAACAACGGCCAGGGCTGGGATTTGCAGCTCAAACGTTTTGTGGACCCCGAGCGTCTGGTTGAGGGGCGCCGCCCGGTGATGATGATCCCGGGCTACTGCATGAACACCTTTATTTTGAGCTACCACCCGGGCGGGACCTCGATGGTCAGCCACCTGGTGGACGAGGGCTTTGAGGTGTGGACGGCCAACCTGCGGGGGCAGGGCGACTCGAAGCGGCGCTGGCCCGGGGTTGAAGATCATGGGTTTAAGGAGCTCGCGCTCATCGACCTCCCCGCCGTGCGAGATAAGGCTCTGACCGAGAGTCTGCTCTCGCCGGATGCCATCGATCTTGTGGGGTGCAGCCTGGGGGCGACGGTGATCTATGCGTACCTGGGGCATCATCCCGAGGATCATCAGGTGGGCTCGGTGATTTCGATCGGGGGGCCTTTGCGGTGGAACCAGTCGCATCCGCTGGTGCGGCTGGTGCTCTCGTCGCCGACGTTGGCCGGGGCGCTGCCGATCAAGGGGACGCGGCGGATGGCGAGGCTGGCGCTGCCGGTGGCGAAGCGCTTTCCAAAGTTGCTGCAGCTCTATCTGAACAGCGAGATCATCGATATGAGCGCGGCCGATGAGCTGATCAAAACGATCGATGATCCAAGTCGGCGGCTCACCCGGCAGATCGCGCACTGGCTCAAAGCGCGCGACCTTGTGGTGGACGGGCTCAACATCAGCCAGGCGCTCTACGATGTGGACGTGCCGATGATGTGTGTGCTGGCCAATCAGGATGGGATTGTGCCGCCGCAGGCGGCGCTCTCGGTGCTCGATCATATCGGGTCGCGGCAGACCCGGGTGGTGCGGGTGGGCGATCAGCGCTACCCGCACGCCCACGCCGACCTGTTTATTTCGCGGGGCGCGAAAGAGGCGGTCTTTGAGCCGATGGCGCAATGGCTGGCGGAGCGCTACGACGATGCTTCTGCGACGAAGTCCCGAGGAAAGGAGGCCATGGATGCCTGA
- a CDS encoding Fpg/Nei family DNA glycosylase, which translates to MPELAEVEVARRNVASWWEGEAAAEVRLLDAKVLKKGSERELEEAMLRPLVAMRRRGKYLWAELEGGWAVMFHFRMTGKISCETTPEPRFARLAWRVDKAGWLTFKDSRRLGHVEVLAPGKLERYDALLRMGKEPHDITVDELRDAASDTRQLKSALLNQGVVAGVGNIAISELFWRLQLPPEVRCGELSQAQWEALVEEMPRYFDEVIERSMADEIAYMNEAGGENIFEVYGRKGEACPRCEEAIERVKVAGRSTYFCPACQPPLSA; encoded by the coding sequence ATGCCTGAGCTTGCGGAGGTCGAGGTTGCGCGTCGCAACGTGGCGAGCTGGTGGGAGGGGGAGGCCGCCGCTGAGGTGCGCCTGCTGGACGCGAAGGTGCTGAAAAAGGGAAGCGAGCGGGAGCTGGAGGAGGCGATGCTGCGCCCGCTTGTGGCGATGCGGCGGCGCGGAAAGTACCTGTGGGCTGAGCTTGAGGGGGGCTGGGCGGTGATGTTTCATTTTCGCATGACCGGCAAGATCAGCTGCGAGACGACGCCGGAGCCTCGTTTTGCCAGGCTGGCCTGGCGGGTGGATAAGGCGGGCTGGCTCACCTTTAAAGACTCGCGGCGGCTGGGGCATGTCGAGGTGCTCGCGCCGGGGAAGCTTGAGCGCTACGACGCCCTTTTACGCATGGGCAAAGAGCCGCACGACATCACGGTGGATGAGCTCCGAGATGCCGCCTCCGATACGCGCCAGCTCAAGAGCGCTCTGCTCAACCAGGGGGTTGTGGCGGGGGTGGGAAACATCGCGATCAGCGAGCTTTTCTGGCGTCTTCAGCTGCCTCCCGAGGTGCGCTGTGGGGAGCTCAGCCAGGCGCAGTGGGAGGCGCTGGTCGAGGAGATGCCGCGCTACTTCGACGAGGTCATCGAGCGCTCCATGGCCGATGAGATCGCGTATATGAACGAGGCCGGCGGCGAGAACATTTTTGAGGTCTACGGGCGCAAAGGGGAGGCGTGCCCGAGGTGTGAGGAGGCGATTGAGCGGGTGAAAGTCGCAGGTCGCTCCACCTACTTTTGTCCGGCTTGTCAGCCCCCCTTAAGCGCATAA
- a CDS encoding choice-of-anchor Q domain-containing protein encodes MQLRPSLLILSLILSLSIACGGDDTPVADPDAGDLTDVDTDTDDPDAGDTDTDEPDAEPDVEPREGPVIVVPEEITLNAAAGQSVEGTIEVENPGTQTLIVNILSPNNALRVSPDSLEVDAGESANVGVRASCPETGGGNFASDLTFNTNDPENLTFPLTVRLVCGDALPGSLNVSVEGLEEGLVPVLTLRAEDGTETPVVGDEVVEDLQPGDYTLIADPVTEGLRTFVAEDLPLSISSETQTDVTLTFELVTASWELIVGGLPTGVDANITINGPEDIGPLTGSETFTNLTPGIYELTPEPVEDEGGRALYRGLPTEVELASGDNDPTTLIYSLMLASLNITVEGLPTGTNADITTTGPEGFETTITGDEQLTDLVPGDYTLTPADVTVGGVTYSATGTTVELISEQTTPVVITYVAPATTLTLNYDLGDAGTYTLEVVDASDTVVATRTLSGQGSEAIEVPAGTYSVRAATAPTDQWGNDFYLTGARDVVVPESNIVSASVEAIEPTLVTRTDDAGPGSLREVIGRVNADSVVTFAPGVDQIDVTSDQIELARNISIIGNGRDTTMIEGGALRIFSVTNPDAILHFQSLTIRGARAGADQGGAIYNQANLTLFDVHFDDNHGSNGGALMNAPSGHVTAYEVIFTNNQATQRGGAIHNAGTLNIEDARFSSNSALVHAGAIYAPFNGGISDIPLAQTNVKQALFELNTAPDGGAISVNSVLNVENTTFDANLAEGDGGAILVSANGAATLNFTTFAGNDASRGAAVLLDGSATSSLKTSRSIFAGNTIAGAAGAQLDRVSTSSTIVSGGDNFISAADLAIIDEDATDTIGLTASPLASPLGTLADNGGFTRTIEVVEASQTDLSIAEARCLDLDDAPLTLDQRGEARPFEGLCTIGAWQLAPPSGPFTETFDTLELVGDSYLSGSFVGVNGITWEYTGARNENNFPIDGKGVIFKETGNNVRATIPGGLNEVSVDYRKAFTGGGNRQIEILVNGNVVATSPAFDVANEVFTLSVDNLGVTGEFTLEVRNALNKQILIDNITWQ; translated from the coding sequence ATGCAGCTTCGCCCCTCGCTCCTCATCTTAAGCCTTATCCTGAGCCTCAGCATCGCCTGCGGCGGAGACGACACCCCGGTGGCCGACCCCGACGCCGGCGATCTCACCGACGTCGACACCGACACCGACGATCCCGATGCCGGAGACACCGACACCGACGAGCCCGACGCCGAACCCGACGTCGAGCCCCGCGAAGGTCCGGTCATCGTCGTGCCCGAAGAGATCACCTTGAACGCCGCCGCCGGACAATCCGTCGAAGGCACCATCGAGGTCGAAAACCCCGGCACCCAGACCCTCATCGTCAACATCCTCTCGCCGAACAACGCCCTGCGCGTAAGCCCGGACTCCCTGGAGGTTGATGCGGGTGAGAGCGCCAACGTCGGCGTGCGAGCGAGCTGCCCGGAGACCGGCGGCGGTAACTTCGCCTCCGATCTTACGTTCAACACCAACGATCCCGAAAACCTCACCTTCCCCCTGACCGTGCGCCTGGTCTGCGGCGACGCGCTGCCGGGAAGCCTCAACGTCAGCGTGGAAGGCCTCGAAGAAGGCCTCGTCCCTGTGCTCACCCTGCGCGCCGAAGACGGCACCGAGACCCCGGTCGTCGGCGACGAAGTCGTCGAAGACCTGCAACCGGGCGACTACACCCTTATCGCCGACCCGGTCACCGAGGGACTTCGTACCTTCGTGGCCGAAGACCTGCCCCTGAGCATCAGCAGCGAGACCCAGACCGACGTCACCCTCACCTTTGAGCTCGTCACCGCCAGCTGGGAGCTCATCGTGGGCGGACTCCCCACAGGCGTCGATGCCAACATCACCATCAATGGCCCCGAAGACATCGGCCCGCTCACCGGCTCCGAGACCTTCACCAACCTGACCCCCGGAATCTATGAGCTGACCCCGGAGCCCGTCGAAGATGAGGGTGGCCGCGCCCTCTACCGCGGTCTGCCCACAGAAGTTGAGCTTGCCAGCGGCGACAACGACCCCACCACGCTCATCTACTCCCTGATGCTCGCCAGCCTCAATATCACCGTGGAAGGTCTGCCCACCGGCACCAACGCCGACATCACCACCACCGGCCCCGAAGGTTTTGAGACCACCATCACTGGCGACGAACAACTCACCGACCTCGTCCCCGGCGACTACACCCTCACTCCGGCCGATGTGACCGTGGGCGGCGTCACCTACAGCGCCACCGGCACCACCGTCGAGCTCATCAGCGAGCAAACCACCCCGGTGGTCATCACCTACGTCGCCCCCGCCACCACGCTCACCCTGAACTACGACCTGGGCGACGCCGGCACCTACACCCTGGAAGTCGTCGACGCCTCCGACACCGTCGTGGCCACCCGCACCTTGAGCGGCCAGGGCAGCGAGGCCATCGAAGTGCCCGCCGGAACCTACAGCGTGCGCGCCGCCACCGCCCCCACCGACCAGTGGGGCAACGACTTCTACCTCACCGGCGCCCGGGACGTGGTCGTCCCCGAGTCCAACATCGTCAGCGCCAGCGTTGAGGCGATCGAGCCCACGCTCGTCACCCGTACCGACGACGCCGGCCCGGGCTCGCTTCGCGAAGTCATCGGCCGCGTCAATGCCGACAGCGTGGTCACCTTCGCCCCGGGCGTCGATCAAATCGACGTCACCAGCGACCAGATCGAACTTGCCCGCAACATCTCCATCATCGGCAACGGCCGCGACACCACCATGATTGAGGGTGGCGCGCTGCGCATCTTCTCGGTGACCAACCCCGACGCGATTCTTCATTTCCAGAGCCTGACCATCCGCGGCGCCCGTGCCGGAGCCGACCAGGGCGGCGCCATCTACAACCAGGCCAACCTCACCCTCTTCGACGTGCATTTTGACGACAACCACGGCTCCAACGGCGGCGCACTCATGAATGCCCCCTCGGGCCACGTGACCGCCTACGAAGTCATCTTCACCAACAACCAGGCCACCCAGCGCGGTGGCGCCATCCACAACGCCGGCACCCTGAACATCGAAGACGCTCGCTTCTCCTCGAACAGCGCCCTGGTGCATGCCGGCGCCATCTACGCCCCCTTCAACGGCGGCATCTCCGACATCCCGCTGGCGCAAACCAACGTGAAGCAAGCCCTTTTTGAGCTCAACACAGCCCCCGACGGCGGCGCCATCTCGGTGAACAGCGTCCTCAACGTGGAGAACACCACCTTCGACGCCAACCTGGCCGAAGGCGACGGCGGCGCCATCCTGGTAAGCGCCAATGGCGCGGCGACCCTCAACTTCACCACCTTCGCCGGCAACGACGCCTCCCGCGGCGCGGCGGTGCTCCTCGACGGCAGCGCCACCTCCTCGCTTAAAACCTCGCGCTCCATCTTCGCCGGCAACACCATCGCCGGCGCCGCCGGTGCCCAGCTCGATCGCGTCTCCACCTCCAGCACCATCGTCTCCGGCGGCGACAACTTCATCAGCGCCGCCGACCTGGCCATCATCGACGAAGATGCCACCGACACCATCGGCCTCACCGCAAGCCCCCTTGCAAGCCCCCTGGGCACGCTGGCCGACAACGGCGGCTTCACCCGCACCATCGAGGTGGTTGAAGCCTCGCAGACCGACCTCTCCATCGCCGAGGCCCGCTGCCTCGACCTCGACGACGCGCCGCTGACCCTCGACCAGCGCGGCGAAGCGCGCCCCTTCGAAGGCCTCTGCACCATCGGCGCCTGGCAGCTCGCCCCGCCCTCGGGCCCCTTCACCGAGACCTTCGATACGCTGGAGCTTGTTGGAGACAGCTACCTCTCCGGAAGTTTCGTCGGCGTCAACGGCATCACCTGGGAGTACACCGGCGCGCGCAACGAAAATAACTTTCCCATCGACGGCAAGGGCGTGATCTTTAAAGAGACCGGCAACAACGTGCGCGCCACCATCCCCGGCGGCCTCAACGAAGTCTCCGTCGATTACCGAAAAGCCTTCACCGGTGGCGGAAACCGCCAGATTGAAATCCTCGTCAATGGCAACGTCGTCGCCACCAGCCCGGCTTTCGACGTCGCCAATGAAGTCTTCACCTTGAGCGTCGATAACCTCGGCGTTACTGGCGAGTTTACATTGGAAGTCCGCAACGCCCTGAACAAGCAGATCCTCATCGACAACATCACCTGGCAATAA
- a CDS encoding class I SAM-dependent methyltransferase, protein MAEKGSFNPGAFWDEMFDREDYRYGEAPNPFVMEALSARLEPGATVLCVGDGEGRNGVGLAQAGYRVTSLEPSAVGGEKTRRLAEKRGVEVETVQDLMPSEALEGRTFDAVVLAYVHVPPALRPGLHQAAADAVAQEGWVVLEGFTPRQREKGRTSGGPGDVAMLFEPEALREDFEGLTLEVLREEQAELNAGDGHRGVAEVVRLIAQKR, encoded by the coding sequence ATGGCCGAGAAAGGATCGTTTAATCCCGGCGCGTTCTGGGATGAGATGTTTGACCGCGAAGATTACCGCTACGGGGAGGCGCCCAACCCCTTTGTGATGGAGGCGTTGAGCGCGCGGCTTGAGCCCGGCGCCACGGTGCTCTGCGTCGGCGACGGTGAGGGGCGAAATGGCGTGGGGCTCGCGCAGGCGGGCTACCGGGTGACCTCGCTGGAGCCCTCGGCGGTGGGGGGGGAGAAGACGCGGCGGCTGGCCGAGAAGCGGGGCGTGGAGGTGGAGACGGTTCAGGATCTGATGCCGAGCGAGGCGCTGGAAGGGCGCACCTTTGATGCGGTGGTGCTGGCCTATGTGCATGTGCCACCGGCGCTGCGGCCGGGGTTGCACCAGGCTGCGGCGGACGCGGTGGCCCAGGAGGGCTGGGTGGTGCTGGAGGGCTTTACGCCGCGCCAGCGTGAGAAGGGGCGCACCAGCGGAGGCCCCGGGGATGTGGCGATGCTCTTTGAGCCGGAGGCGCTGCGCGAGGATTTTGAGGGGCTGACCCTTGAGGTGCTGCGCGAGGAGCAGGCCGAACTCAACGCCGGCGATGGGCACCGCGGGGTGGCCGAGGTGGTGCGGCTGATCGCGCAGAAGCGTTGA
- a CDS encoding SRPBCC family protein: MAEQVEAQASLARRMFGMVASVDRRTYVKVGVALALLKYALDSTLVYATTGALWSPLAYLSPALFIRAQAVDGLASPTLMWAMALYALPFAWVGLSMSVRRAADAGLSPWVGLGFLLPGLNMLFILYLASRPTCGSWEPARSEEVVPADLRSVMLSVIFGVGLTAAMFALNIFGFQSYGWSLFFATPFVIGVVCAYLTNRHATRPLRTTVGTAWVAVIASCAAILLFALEGIICLVMAAPITLIMSGAGAALGRAVLLHSRRGRAAVVGLVLCLPFFSAVERYAPEPPLIEVATSVEVDASPMQVWDKVIHFSELAPPPAWVQKSGVAYPIRAELQGEGVGAVRYCEFSTGPFVEPITAWEPGRRLAFDVRAQPVPMEEWSPYKSVHPPHLDGYLQSKRGEFRLIDLGNGRTRLEGSTWYAIDMQPVGYWQLFASALIQQIHLRVLRHVKAEAEGAARVADAE; encoded by the coding sequence ATGGCCGAGCAGGTTGAGGCGCAGGCGTCGTTGGCGCGGCGCATGTTTGGGATGGTGGCGAGCGTGGATCGCCGCACCTATGTGAAGGTGGGGGTGGCGCTGGCGCTCTTGAAGTACGCGCTGGACAGCACGCTGGTCTACGCGACCACCGGGGCGCTCTGGAGCCCCCTGGCCTACCTCTCGCCGGCGCTCTTCATCCGGGCTCAGGCGGTCGACGGGCTGGCCAGCCCCACCTTGATGTGGGCGATGGCGCTCTACGCGCTTCCCTTTGCCTGGGTGGGGCTCTCGATGAGTGTGCGGCGGGCTGCGGATGCGGGGCTTTCGCCCTGGGTGGGCCTGGGGTTTTTGCTGCCGGGGCTCAACATGCTCTTCATCCTCTATCTGGCCAGTCGGCCCACCTGCGGGAGCTGGGAGCCGGCGAGGAGCGAGGAGGTGGTGCCGGCCGATCTGCGCTCGGTGATGCTCAGCGTGATCTTCGGAGTGGGGCTGACCGCGGCGATGTTCGCCCTCAATATCTTTGGTTTTCAGAGCTACGGTTGGTCGCTCTTCTTTGCGACGCCTTTTGTGATCGGGGTGGTCTGCGCGTACCTGACCAACCGCCACGCCACGCGCCCGCTTCGGACGACGGTGGGGACGGCCTGGGTTGCGGTCATTGCGAGCTGTGCGGCGATCTTGCTCTTTGCGCTCGAGGGCATCATCTGCCTGGTGATGGCCGCGCCGATTACGCTGATCATGAGCGGGGCGGGCGCGGCGCTGGGGCGCGCGGTGTTGCTGCACAGCCGACGCGGAAGGGCGGCGGTGGTGGGGCTTGTGCTCTGCCTGCCTTTCTTTTCGGCGGTGGAGCGCTACGCCCCGGAGCCCCCGCTGATTGAGGTGGCCACCAGCGTGGAGGTCGACGCCTCACCGATGCAGGTCTGGGATAAGGTCATTCATTTCTCGGAGCTCGCGCCGCCGCCGGCCTGGGTGCAGAAAAGCGGGGTGGCTTATCCGATTCGCGCGGAGCTTCAAGGGGAAGGCGTGGGCGCGGTGCGCTACTGCGAGTTTTCGACCGGCCCCTTCGTTGAGCCCATCACGGCCTGGGAGCCCGGCCGTCGCCTGGCCTTTGATGTGCGCGCCCAGCCCGTGCCGATGGAGGAGTGGAGCCCTTATAAAAGCGTGCATCCGCCGCACCTTGACGGCTACCTGCAGTCAAAGCGCGGGGAGTTTCGCCTTATCGACCTGGGCAACGGCCGCACGCGTCTGGAGGGGAGCACCTGGTATGCGATCGACATGCAGCCGGTGGGGTACTGGCAGTTGTTTGCGAGCGCGTTGATTCAGCAGATTCATTTGAGGGTGCTGCGGCATGTGAAGGCGGAGGCGGAGGGGGCGGCGCGGGTTGCTGACGCGGAGTGA